The genomic segment CCTCTAGAAAGTAAATTGGTTGATTCTCTTGATTCGGGAGAAAGACACCATCAATCCGAAAAGCCAGTTGTTTTACTTCTACCGAAGAGAATTGATAAAGGTTAGCT from the Gloeocapsa sp. DLM2.Bin57 genome contains:
- a CDS encoding DUF2887 domain-containing protein, giving the protein MKTDTIFYRLFQSFPEFFFELINSSEETANLYQFSSVEVKQLAFRIDGVFLPNQENQPIYFLE